From the Candidatus Methylacidiphilales bacterium genome, the window ATGTATATGACACATTCGAGCCCGAACCGGGCGGCCACAGTGGCGGTGGCCACCCCATGCTGGCCAGCTCCGGTTTCGGCGATGACTCGTTTTTTGCCCATTCGCACCGCCAGCAGCGCCTGGCCGAGGGCGTTGTTGATCTTGTGCGCTCCGGTGTGGAGCAGGTCCTCGCGCTTGAGATAGATCCTCGCACCTCCCAGGTGCCGGGTCAGGCGCTCGGCAAAGTAGAGCGGCGTCGGGCGTCCGGTGAAATCCCGCTGGAGATTCTTCAGTTCGCGGTCAAATTCCGGATCGGCCATGGCCTCATGGTAGGCTTTTTCCAGTTCTTCCAGCGGATGGACGAGAGTTTCGGGCACATACTTCCCGCCGTAGGGACCGAAATAACCGGAAGCGTCGGGTAGGCTCACTTGAAGTGTTGGCGGCATAAGCGGATGAAGGTGGCGAGGGTGTCTGGATTTTTGCGGCCGGGCCGCACCTCGACCCCGCTGCAAACATCGACCCCCCAAGGTTGCACAAGTTTGAGGGCCTGCTCAACATTATCCGCCCGGAGGCCGCCGGAAAGGAGGACGGGGCGTTTGTTGGAACGGATAAAATCCACCGCCAGATTCCAGTCGAAGGCCTCGCCCGTGCCCCCATGGCGCACACTCGCTTTGTCGAGCAGGAAGGCTTCAACGTCGTAGCTCGATGCTTCTTCAGCCACCCCGGGCCGGGGTAGTCCGAAAGCCTTGATCAGTCGGCGGGGCCGGAAAGTGCGCGCCAGACTGGGACTCTCCGAGCCGTGCAACTGCCAGTAGTCGAAGGTCCCGTAGGATTCGATTTCGCGGATGCGCGCCTCCGTCCAGTCGACCCCGACTGCCACCCGGGCCACACCGGCGGGCACGGCCTGCAAAAGATTCCCGGCATCGGAGGGAGCCACATAGCGCGGGCTGTGCGGATGGAAAATGATCCCGATGGCATCGGCTCCGGCATCCACGGCGATGCGAATGTCGTCGCGATGCGTCATGCCGCAGATTTTGATCCGGAACACGTCCATGAACGGAAGTCTGTCAGCCGGCTTGTCCTTCCGCGGGCGGACAAGCGTGATGCGCTACCTTTTGACCTTGGGGTTGAACTTGGGCTCTTCTTTTTTGCCGCCCAGCAGGCCGCCCAGCAGGCCTTTGCCACCCTTGGAGTTGACGTTGTCCGCCTTGATCGGTTCGCGGATGAGCCCGGAACGGACCCCGAGGTGGCCCGGGATGATGCGGTTTTCGATGATGGTCTGGTTGGCATGGCGCAAGCGGCGACAAAGCAAGCGGCTGATACCTAACAAAAGATAAGCGCCTCCCA encodes:
- a CDS encoding phosphoribosylanthranilate isomerase yields the protein MTHRDDIRIAVDAGADAIGIIFHPHSPRYVAPSDAGNLLQAVPAGVARVAVGVDWTEARIREIESYGTFDYWQLHGSESPSLARTFRPRRLIKAFGLPRPGVAEEASSYDVEAFLLDKASVRHGGTGEAFDWNLAVDFIRSNKRPVLLSGGLRADNVEQALKLVQPWGVDVCSGVEVRPGRKNPDTLATFIRLCRQHFK